TGGCGGTCGACTGGGCCGCGCTGCACGAGGGGTCGGCGCCGGGGAAGGTGCCCCTGCCGACCTACCCGTTCCAGCGGCGGCGGTTCCGGCTCGACGTCGAGGTCGCCGAGGACGAGGTGGTCGGGACCGCCGAGGTGGTGCTGACGCCGACCGAGCGGGTGCTGGCCGAGGCGTTCGGCGCGATCCTCGGCCTGCGCCGGGTCGGGCCGGACGACAACTTCGTGGCGCTGGGCGGCGACTCGATGCTGGCCGCCCGCGTGGTGGCCGTGGTGCGGGCGGAGCTGGGCGTGCGGCTCGGGGTGCGGGACCTGTTCCGCGCGCCGACCGTGGCCGGGCTGGCGCGGCTGGTCGACGAGCGGGAGGCCGCGTGATGGACCAGTGGCTGCTGTGCCGCCACCGGCGGCCGGGCGCCGCCCTGCGGCTGTACTGCTTCCCGCACAGCGGCGGCTCGGCGGGCGAGTTCCTGCGCTGGGCCGACGACCTGCCCGACGTCGAGGTGTGGGGCGTCCAGCTCCCCGGCCGGGGCACCCGCCTGGACGAGGAGCCGCCGACGCGGCTGGACGCGCTGGTGGAGGCCGTCGTGGCCGAGGTGGCGTTCGAGGGGCCGTTCGCGTTCTTCGGGCACAGCCTGGGCTCGCTGGTGGCCTACGAGGTCGCCGCGGCACTGGGCGACCGCGGTCCGGTCCACCTGCTGGTGTCCGCGCACGAGGCGCCCCACCTGCACCGGGGCGACCCGACCGCGCACCGGCTCGACGAGGCCGGGCTGCTGGCCGCCGTGGAGCAGCGCTACGGGCCGCTGCCCGCCGAGGTCCGCGACGACCCCGAGTGGCGGGAGGTGGTCCTCGGGCCGCTGCGCGCCGACCTGGAGATGGTCGCCGGCTACCGCTTCCCCGGCCACGAGCCCCTGAGCTGCGCGATCACCGCCCTGGGCGGCCTGGACGACACCGTCGCCGCCGCCGACCTGTCCGCCTGGGACCGGCACACCACCGGCCCGTTCGCCCGCCGGGTGTTCGCCGGCGGCCACTTCTACTTCCGGGAGCAGCACCATGACGTCCTCCGTAGCCTCGCCGCCGACCTTGCGCGGCCTGTTCGATGAGCTGTTCCTCGGCCGGGTGCGCTGGGACCTGCTGCGCCCGTTCCCGGAGCAGGACCCGGCCGACCGCGCGGCGGGCGACGCGGCGGTGGCCGCGATCCGCGAGCTGCTGACCGCGCGGGTCAACCCCGAGCGGGTCGACCGCACCGGCGAGCTGCCCGACGGCCTGACCGGGGCGATGCAGGACGGCGGCTTCTACCGGATGCTGCTGGACCGCTCGCTCGGCGGCCTGGAGCTGTCGCCGCTCAACGCCCTGCGCGTGGTGTCCGCGGCCGCGAGCTGGTCGCCCGCCGTGGCGTGGTCGCTGGCCGTCGGCAACGGCTTCGGGTCCGGCTCGTACCTGCCGATCATCCCCGAGGGGCCGCTGCGGGACCTGATCACCCGCTACGTCCGCGAGGGCATCGTGTCCGGCAGCGCCGACACCGAGGCCAACGGCGCGGCCAACCACCGCCGCCACACCACGGCCGTCCCGGTCGACGGCGGCACCGCCTACGTGCTCAACGGCGAGAAGGTGTTCACCGGCAACGGACCCCTCGCGCGGATCGTGGACGTCGCCGCGACGGTCGAAATGGACGGCGTCACGCAGGTCCGGTACTTCTTCGTCGACACCACCTCGCCCGGGTTCACCAAGGTCACCCCGCACGAGTTCATGGGGCTCAAGGGCACGCCCATCGGCGTGCTGCGGATGGAGGACGTCCGGGTGCCCGCCACGCACCTGCTGCCGTCGTCGGCCGACGAGTCCCGGTACGCGCCGGAGATCGCCCGGCTGGCCACGCTGGCCCGGACGCTGGTCATCTCCTCGCCCGCGCTGGCCATCGCGAAGCTGTGCCTGGTGTGGCAGAAGGACTTCGTCAACCGCCGCGTCATGGACGACCGGCCGCTGGGTTCCTACGAGGAGGTCCAGCGGATCGTCGCGGAGACCGCGGCCGAGGCGTTCACCATCGAGAGCGTGCTGGAGTGGGGCCTGCTGGCCCGGGACCGCGCCAACACCGAGCCGGACCTGACCGCGGCCAAGAACACGACGTCGCTGGCGTGCTGGCGGGCGGTCGAGCGGACCATGTCGCTGCTGGGCGGCGAGGGGTTGGAGACCGCGCGCAGCAAGGCCAGGCGCGGGGCGGTGCCGCTGCCGGTGGAGCGGTTCCACCGCGACGCGCGCGGGTTGCGCGTGGCGGGCGGCGTGGACTTCCTGCTCGACTACTGGTCGGCCGAGTCGGCGCTGGTGTCCTGCTACTACGAGGCCGCGGACGCGCCGGTCACCGGGTCCCTCCCCGACGTGGACGAGGTGTCGCTGTCGCCGCGCTGCCGCGGGCACCTGCGGCACCTGCTGGCGCAGGCGGAGGCGCTCGGCTCGGCGTGCGCGCGGCTGACCCGCGAGCACGGCCGGGACGAGCTGCTGCGGCGCGAGCACGTCGTCATCACGCTCGGGAAGATCGCCAACGACCTGCTCGCCATGGCCGTGGTGCTGGCCAGGGCGGCGGCGCTGGCCGAGCGCGGCGACACCGCCGCCCTGGACCTCGCCGACGTCGCCTGCTCGGCGGCCCGGGTGCGCCTGGCCGGGCTGTGGCCCGAGCTGGACCAGTCCGCCCCCGACCACGCCGCGGTGAGCGCCGACCTGCTCGGCGGCGACCGGTTCGCGTTCCTGCTGTCCGACGTCGTCACCGACCTGCCCCCTCACGAGGTGTGACATGAACACCGTGCACGAGTTCGTCGCCGCCCACGCCCGCACGTCGCCGTCCCGGACCGCCGTGGTGTCCGGGACGGGGTCGATGACCTACGCCGAGCTGGACCGGCGCGCCGGCGGCCTGGCCGCCGCCCTGGTGGCGCGCGGCGTGCGGCCCGGCAGCCCGGTGTGCGTGCTGCTGCCCCGGTCCGCCGAGTTCGTCGTGGCCGCCCTGGCCGTGCTCAAGGTCGGCGGCCACTACGTGCCGCTCGACCCCGACTACCCGACCGCGCGGCTGGTGCGCATGGCGGCGGCGGTGCGGGCGCCGGTGGTGGTGACCGACGCGTCGCTGGCGTCGGTTTTGGACGTGCCGGCGGTGCTGGTGGACGGGTGCGCGCCCGCCCGGTTCGACGGCCCGATCGTGCCCGCCGACGAGCTGGCGTACGTGATGTTCACGTCCGGGTCGACCGGGGTGCCGAAGGGCGTCGCGGTGACGCACCGCGGGATCGTGCGGCTGGTGCGGTCGCCCGGGTGCGTCACGCTGCGGGGTCAGACCATGCTGCACATCTCGTCGCCGTCGTTCGACGCCGCCACGTTCGACATCTGGGGCGCGCTGGCCAACGGCGGGCGGCTGGTGGTCGGGCCGCCCGGCAAGGCGTCGGTGGCCGAGATCGGCGGGCTGGTGCGCGGGCAGGGCGTGACGACGGCGTTCTTCCCGACCGGGCTTTTTCACCTGATCGTGGACGAGGACGTGGCGGCGCTGGCCGGACTGCGGCAGGTCGTGGTCGGCGGCGACGTGCTGTCGGCGGCGCACGCGCGGCGGTTCCTGGCGGCCGTGCCGGGGTGCCGGCTGGTCAACGGGTACGGGCCGACCGAGATGACGACGTTCACCACGTTCCACGACGTGCGCGGCGGGGACGGGCCGGTGCCGATCGGGACGCCGCTGAACCGGACCACCGTGCGGGTGCTGGACGACTCGCTCGACCCGGTGCCGTTCGGGACGCCCGGGCAGCTGTACGCCGGGGGTGACGGCCTGGCGCGCGGGTACCTGGGCGACCCGGCGCTGACGGCCGAGCGGTTCGTGCCGGACCCGTGGGTGCCCGGTGCGCGGCTGTACGCGACGGGGGACTTGGTGCGGGAGACCGTGGACGGGTTGGAGTTTTTGGGTCGGATCGACGGGCAGGTGAAGAAGCGCGGGTTCCGGGTGGAGCCCGGTGAGGTGGAGGCGGCGCTGCGGGACGACCGGGACGTGCGGGACGCGGCCGTGGTGGCGACCGGGGAGCGGGCGGACACGCGGCGGCTGGAGGCGTTCCTGGTGCTGACCGGGCCGCTGGCGGGGGTGCGGGCGCGGGTGTCGCGGGTGCTGCCGGAGCACCTGCTGCCGGACCTGTGGTTCGAGGTGCCCGAGCTGCCGCTCAACCCGAACGGGAAGGTGGACCGCGCGGCTCTCCGCTCGCAGCCGCAGGGGTCGGCGGTCGTGGGGTCGGCGGTCGTGGGGTCGGCGGTCGTGGGGTCGGCGGTCGTGGGGTCGGGGGGATCGGGTGCCGGCTCGGGGGTGGCGGGCGCGGCGGCCTGGGGCGCGGGCCCGGGTGCGGCGGGCGCGGCGAGGGCGGCGGGCGCCGACTCGGGCGCGGCGGGCGCGAGTGCGGCGGGCGCGGCGGCCCGGGGCGCGGGCTCGGGGGTGGCGGGCGCCAGCTCGGGCGTGGGTGCGGCGGGTGCGGGTGCGGCGGGTGCGGCGGGCGCGGGCGCGGGCGCGGCAAGCGCGGGGGCGGGGTCAGCCGGCTCTGGTCCCGGCTCGGGCATGAACCCGACCGAGAACACCATCGCCGCGATCTGGCGGGACGTCCTGGAGGTCGAGGAGGTGGGCCGCGACGACGACTTCTTCGCCCTCGGCGGCCACTCCCTCATCGCGAACCGCATCGTCACCCGGATGCGCAAGGCGCTGGGCGTCGACCTGCGCCTGGTCGTGTTGTTCGACCACCCGACCGTGGCCGGGCTGGCGCGGGTCGTGGACGCTAGCAGCTGACCCGGACGTCGGTCAGCAGGCCGAGGGACTGGGCGCGCAGGACCGTCGAGAGGCGGTCCGTCGTGCCCAGCTTCCGGTAGACGTGCTGGAGGTGGCGGTGGACCGTGCGCGGGGAGATGTCCATGCGCCGGGCGATCGCCTCCGCGGTCAGCCCCTCCGCCAGCACGGCCAGCACGGTCTGCTCGCGGTCGGTCAGCCCGTGGTCCGCCGGGCCGGACACGCCCAACCGGTCGGCCAGCCCCGGTTCGCACCGGTCGAGCAGGGCCCGGGACCGCTCGCGCTCCTGGCGCTCCTGCTGGGCGCGGCCCGTCAGCCGGAACAGCGCGGCGGCGGCCAGGTGCGTGTGCGCGGCCAGCACGGTGTTGTCGCCGGCCTCGAACTCCGCCGCCGCCCGGACCGCGTGGTTGGCGGCCTCCGTGGGTGCCTCGGGCCGCAGCGCGCCGACCCGCGCCAGGTGGACGTACGCCTGCCCGAGGTGCAGCGGCAGGGCCTCGCCCAGGGCCCGCGCGCGTTCGGCCCAGCCGATCGCGGCCACCGGCCGGTTCCGCGCGCCCTCCGCCAGGGCGAGCACCGCGCACCGCGTCACCTCGACCAGCGGGTCCGGGTCCGCGGTCTGGTGCAGGGTCTCGACGGCCCGGTCCGGCTCGCCCGCGGAGAGCAGGGCCTTGGCCAGCGCCGTCCGCGACACGTGGTCCCGACCGGCCCGGACGGCCTCGCGCGCCAACCGGACGGCCCCCGCGGCGTCCCCGCGCCAGAGCGCGACCCTCGACCGGCCGGCGAGCGACCGGGCCCGGGCGGCGGGGGCCTCCCAGGCGTCCAGGTAGCACTCGACGGCGGCGTTGAGGCGGCCGAGGCGCTCCAGGGCCTCGCCCTGGGCCAGGGCGAGGTGGGGCAGGAGGTCGTGCCGGTCCGCCGCGCGGGCTCGGCGGGTGGCCCGCTCCAGGTGCTCCAGGGCGGCCCGGGGCTGTTCGAGGGCCAGTTCGGCGCGGGCGAACCAGAGGAGGGCCTGGGGTGGGGCGTCGGTGAGGGTGCGGGCTTCGGCCAGGAGGGCGGGGGTGCGGTGGTCCACCGGTTTGTTCAGGCGGACGCCCAGGGCGAGGGCCAGGAGGGCGGGGTCCTGGAGGTGGCGGGCTGTGGCGATGACGTCGTCGGCGCGGTTGCGGGCGGTGGTGGGGTCGGTGGCCAGGCCCAGGTGGAGGAGGGCGCGGTCGGTGGTCGGGCTCGTGTCGAGCCGGGTGCGGTCGGCGGTTCCAGCGGCCGGAGCGCCGGGTTCGGGCTCGGCGCGGTTGGCGACAGCAGCGGGGGCGGGGCGGGTGCTGTTGGCGTCGGCGGCTCGGGTCCCTTCGGGCCGGGTGCGGTTGGTGGCCCTGGTCAGTTCCCTGTTGAGCAGGGCGTTCGCGGCGGCGTGGCGGCCGTGGGCGCGGTGCGC
This portion of the Saccharothrix syringae genome encodes:
- a CDS encoding non-ribosomal peptide synthetase; the protein is MNTVHEFVAAHARTSPSRTAVVSGTGSMTYAELDRRAGGLAAALVARGVRPGSPVCVLLPRSAEFVVAALAVLKVGGHYVPLDPDYPTARLVRMAAAVRAPVVVTDASLASVLDVPAVLVDGCAPARFDGPIVPADELAYVMFTSGSTGVPKGVAVTHRGIVRLVRSPGCVTLRGQTMLHISSPSFDAATFDIWGALANGGRLVVGPPGKASVAEIGGLVRGQGVTTAFFPTGLFHLIVDEDVAALAGLRQVVVGGDVLSAAHARRFLAAVPGCRLVNGYGPTEMTTFTTFHDVRGGDGPVPIGTPLNRTTVRVLDDSLDPVPFGTPGQLYAGGDGLARGYLGDPALTAERFVPDPWVPGARLYATGDLVRETVDGLEFLGRIDGQVKKRGFRVEPGEVEAALRDDRDVRDAAVVATGERADTRRLEAFLVLTGPLAGVRARVSRVLPEHLLPDLWFEVPELPLNPNGKVDRAALRSQPQGSAVVGSAVVGSAVVGSAVVGSGGSGAGSGVAGAAAWGAGPGAAGAARAAGADSGAAGASAAGAAARGAGSGVAGASSGVGAAGAGAAGAAGAGAGAASAGAGSAGSGPGSGMNPTENTIAAIWRDVLEVEEVGRDDDFFALGGHSLIANRIVTRMRKALGVDLRLVVLFDHPTVAGLARVVDASS
- a CDS encoding LuxR family transcriptional regulator, translating into MSTLDLGEQPVVRNFSAPARGLRLVRVIGERGKSTALGELVRSARERDVPALVVRPTEADRMVPFGAVREALRQVPVGVLDPSAQDAVLLLRAVLHSVLTPGLDAERHRVQRAVVELVDAIATPSGLLLAVDDAHLADPASLELLDRLARHRTSADLLVAVAHRPGYDLLPSAEVVEVHPIALEHHPLVDDRGIAEAAAVLGTADPHLVAAVAGTTRQDAHRALARLTAAEVLDPDGHFRYASQRRHVYEAMDPEQREAAHHRAARALLERGVPLAVRAHHVTDPDALVEAANTTRHTSPTIALHWLRKALRARPDHEGALRGLAAHHDDRAVDALLDGQPADRAEIALRHALAHRAHGRHAAANALLNRELTRATNRTRPEGTRAADANSTRPAPAAVANRAEPEPGAPAAGTADRTRLDTSPTTDRALLHLGLATDPTTARNRADDVIATARHLQDPALLALALGVRLNKPVDHRTPALLAEARTLTDAPPQALLWFARAELALEQPRAALEHLERATRRARAADRHDLLPHLALAQGEALERLGRLNAAVECYLDAWEAPAARARSLAGRSRVALWRGDAAGAVRLAREAVRAGRDHVSRTALAKALLSAGEPDRAVETLHQTADPDPLVEVTRCAVLALAEGARNRPVAAIGWAERARALGEALPLHLGQAYVHLARVGALRPEAPTEAANHAVRAAAEFEAGDNTVLAAHTHLAAAALFRLTGRAQQERQERERSRALLDRCEPGLADRLGVSGPADHGLTDREQTVLAVLAEGLTAEAIARRMDISPRTVHRHLQHVYRKLGTTDRLSTVLRAQSLGLLTDVRVSC
- a CDS encoding thioesterase II family protein, coding for MDQWLLCRHRRPGAALRLYCFPHSGGSAGEFLRWADDLPDVEVWGVQLPGRGTRLDEEPPTRLDALVEAVVAEVAFEGPFAFFGHSLGSLVAYEVAAALGDRGPVHLLVSAHEAPHLHRGDPTAHRLDEAGLLAAVEQRYGPLPAEVRDDPEWREVVLGPLRADLEMVAGYRFPGHEPLSCAITALGGLDDTVAAADLSAWDRHTTGPFARRVFAGGHFYFREQHHDVLRSLAADLARPVR
- a CDS encoding acyl-CoA dehydrogenase family protein, whose translation is MTSSVASPPTLRGLFDELFLGRVRWDLLRPFPEQDPADRAAGDAAVAAIRELLTARVNPERVDRTGELPDGLTGAMQDGGFYRMLLDRSLGGLELSPLNALRVVSAAASWSPAVAWSLAVGNGFGSGSYLPIIPEGPLRDLITRYVREGIVSGSADTEANGAANHRRHTTAVPVDGGTAYVLNGEKVFTGNGPLARIVDVAATVEMDGVTQVRYFFVDTTSPGFTKVTPHEFMGLKGTPIGVLRMEDVRVPATHLLPSSADESRYAPEIARLATLARTLVISSPALAIAKLCLVWQKDFVNRRVMDDRPLGSYEEVQRIVAETAAEAFTIESVLEWGLLARDRANTEPDLTAAKNTTSLACWRAVERTMSLLGGEGLETARSKARRGAVPLPVERFHRDARGLRVAGGVDFLLDYWSAESALVSCYYEAADAPVTGSLPDVDEVSLSPRCRGHLRHLLAQAEALGSACARLTREHGRDELLRREHVVITLGKIANDLLAMAVVLARAAALAERGDTAALDLADVACSAARVRLAGLWPELDQSAPDHAAVSADLLGGDRFAFLLSDVVTDLPPHEV